A genomic segment from Streptomyces sp. NBC_00459 encodes:
- a CDS encoding metallophosphoesterase family protein: protein MRCCLSAPLAALAAFPAPRDLVRSGALLTPAVLRSALAARRERVTRADVVTALHLELVTLTEDSAVITWYTAVPGTDDGFGHLIPAVTEGEVVYGTHPAHLDRTASEGRPTAHHYVELTDLEPGQTYYYQARSRGRAATPTPLHLVRGNAVGTSLHGLGSHGGPYSFTTPQPPPGRHLLSIALCNDLHLGETTAGRVAGVPMLRGVSQRPGLDPYPEIMSRAMVEEAHRRGADVLLAAGDISAAGAPRDLAEARRILDGFGTHGRDYFVVRGNHDRPRHPDDSFRDGFLGGADGPGYFARDLGGLRLIGLDTYEKNGNGGDAGGLSAEQLAWLRAGLRRDRDQPTVVFGHHPLTTRDSVFPMGRGQRLDRGQARSIVDAYASSPGVFLHHAGHTHRNKRTVLTGASHVTQQEVSAVKDYPGGFCLLRVHTGGYALNYYKNSSVPARAWVERSRLTAGGLWPHHALGRSVTDRNSMRLHDLSGVRAYLRA, encoded by the coding sequence ATGCGCTGCTGTCTCTCCGCTCCCCTGGCCGCCCTGGCGGCGTTCCCCGCCCCCCGCGACCTCGTCCGTTCCGGCGCGCTCCTCACGCCCGCCGTACTCCGGTCCGCGCTCGCCGCGCGCCGGGAACGCGTCACGCGCGCCGACGTCGTGACGGCCCTCCACCTGGAGCTGGTCACGCTCACCGAGGACAGCGCCGTCATCACCTGGTACACGGCGGTGCCCGGCACCGACGACGGTTTCGGCCACCTGATCCCCGCGGTCACCGAGGGCGAGGTCGTGTACGGCACCCACCCCGCCCACCTCGACCGCACGGCGTCGGAGGGCCGGCCGACCGCCCACCACTACGTCGAGCTGACGGACCTGGAACCGGGCCAGACGTACTACTACCAGGCCCGTTCGCGGGGCCGGGCGGCCACACCGACCCCTCTGCACCTGGTGCGCGGCAACGCGGTGGGCACCTCGCTGCACGGCCTGGGCTCGCACGGCGGCCCCTACTCCTTCACGACTCCCCAGCCGCCTCCCGGCCGCCACCTCCTCTCCATCGCGCTCTGCAACGACCTGCACCTCGGCGAGACCACGGCGGGCCGGGTGGCCGGCGTGCCGATGCTGCGCGGGGTCTCGCAGCGGCCGGGCCTCGACCCGTATCCCGAGATCATGAGCCGGGCCATGGTCGAGGAGGCCCACCGGCGCGGGGCGGACGTCCTGCTGGCGGCCGGGGACATCTCGGCGGCCGGCGCACCCCGGGACCTGGCCGAGGCCCGCCGCATCCTGGACGGCTTCGGCACCCACGGACGGGACTACTTCGTCGTACGGGGAAACCACGACCGCCCCAGGCACCCCGACGACTCCTTCCGAGACGGCTTCCTGGGCGGCGCCGACGGTCCCGGTTACTTCGCGCGCGACCTGGGAGGCCTGCGTCTGATCGGCCTGGACACCTACGAGAAGAACGGCAACGGCGGGGACGCGGGCGGGCTGAGCGCAGAGCAACTGGCCTGGCTCCGGGCCGGCCTGAGGCGCGACCGGGACCAGCCGACCGTCGTCTTCGGCCACCACCCGCTCACCACACGGGACTCGGTCTTCCCCATGGGGCGGGGTCAGCGCCTCGACCGCGGCCAGGCCCGCTCGATCGTCGACGCCTACGCCTCCTCCCCCGGCGTCTTCCTCCACCACGCGGGCCACACCCACCGCAACAAGCGCACGGTCCTGACCGGCGCGTCGCACGTCACCCAGCAGGAGGTCAGCGCGGTGAAGGACTACCCGGGCGGCTTCTGCCTCCTGCGTGTCCACACCGGCGGCTACGCCCTCAACTACTACAAGAACAGCAGCGTCCCGGCCCGCGCCTGGGTCGAACGCAGTCGCCTCACGGCAGGCGGCCTCTGGCCCCACCACGCCCTCGGCCGCTCGGTGACCGACCGCAACAGCATGCGCCTCCACGACCTGTCCGGCGTACGTGCTTACCTGCGCGCGTGA
- a CDS encoding DMT family transporter → MTPAVTAAVLLAAVTHACWNALAHRITDKLVGFTLIAGGGMVLGLAGVPFLPIPAAGAWPYLVASALIHIAYYVLLMRSFRLGDFGQAYPIARGTAPLVVTVLAAVFAHEVPNGWAAAGIAVSCTGLTGVALWGMRGRRPNWAAIGAALATGLSIAAYTVVDGLGVRASGSALGYIAWLMALEGIAIPAYAWYRWRGQFLATVRPFAAIGLLGGALSVAAYGLVLWAQTRAELAPVAALRESSIIVGAAIGAVFFKERFGAPRIAAAGLLVVGIGLMLHAG, encoded by the coding sequence GTGACCCCGGCCGTCACCGCCGCCGTACTGCTCGCCGCCGTCACGCACGCCTGCTGGAACGCGCTCGCGCACCGCATCACCGACAAGCTGGTCGGGTTCACGCTGATCGCGGGTGGCGGGATGGTGCTCGGGCTGGCCGGGGTGCCGTTTCTGCCGATCCCCGCTGCCGGGGCGTGGCCGTATCTCGTCGCGTCGGCCCTCATCCACATCGCGTACTACGTGCTGCTCATGCGGTCCTTCCGGCTCGGCGACTTCGGGCAGGCGTATCCGATCGCGCGCGGTACCGCGCCCCTCGTCGTCACCGTGCTCGCCGCCGTGTTCGCCCACGAGGTGCCGAACGGCTGGGCGGCGGCCGGAATCGCCGTGTCCTGTACGGGACTTACCGGGGTCGCGCTGTGGGGGATGCGCGGGCGGCGGCCCAACTGGGCGGCGATCGGGGCCGCGTTGGCGACCGGGCTGTCCATCGCCGCGTACACCGTCGTCGACGGTCTGGGCGTACGGGCCTCGGGCTCCGCGCTCGGCTACATCGCCTGGCTGATGGCCCTGGAGGGCATCGCGATCCCCGCCTACGCGTGGTACCGCTGGCGGGGCCAATTCCTTGCGACAGTACGGCCGTTCGCCGCCATCGGACTCCTCGGCGGCGCGCTGTCGGTGGCAGCGTACGGGCTGGTGCTGTGGGCGCAGACCCGGGCCGAACTCGCCCCTGTGGCGGCACTCAGGGAATCGTCGATCATCGTCGGGGCGGCCATCGGGGCGGTGTTCTTCAAGGAGCGGTTCGGGGCGCCGAGGATCGCCGCGGCCGGGCTGCTCGTCGTCGGCATCGGGCTGATGCTGCACGCCGGGTAG
- a CDS encoding bile acid:sodium symporter family protein, giving the protein MNDSALITTGLPVALAIIMFGLGLSLTTADFKRVAGSPKAVVFALIVQTVVLPLLAFGLVQIFDVDPLLAVGVMLLAASPGGTTANLFSHLFRGDVAFNVTLTAINSVLAAVTIPLITNLAISYFDAEGDLGLQVGKVLQVIAIVLVPVGLGMLVRKRSADFAARADRPVRVFSIAMLVAVSLAALLGEWENLADYLRQVGLVTGLFCLASLSIGYGGARALRLSEPQAVASAMEVGIHNTTVALTIALSILDNTTVAVPSAVYSVLMYALATAFGYAITRPRSGIGRRRAEPVTATEAGADQTRDPSDSAA; this is encoded by the coding sequence ATGAACGATTCAGCGCTGATCACGACCGGCTTGCCCGTCGCGCTCGCCATCATCATGTTCGGCCTTGGGCTCTCGCTCACCACTGCCGACTTCAAGCGCGTGGCCGGTTCGCCGAAAGCGGTCGTCTTCGCGCTGATCGTGCAGACAGTGGTGCTGCCGCTGCTCGCCTTCGGGCTGGTGCAGATCTTCGACGTGGACCCGCTGCTCGCAGTGGGCGTGATGCTGCTGGCCGCGTCGCCGGGCGGCACCACCGCCAATCTCTTCAGCCATCTGTTCCGCGGGGATGTGGCGTTCAACGTCACGCTCACCGCGATCAATTCCGTGCTGGCAGCCGTCACCATTCCGCTCATCACCAACCTGGCCATCAGCTACTTCGATGCCGAGGGCGACCTGGGACTGCAGGTCGGCAAGGTGTTGCAAGTGATCGCCATCGTGCTCGTCCCGGTCGGTCTCGGCATGCTCGTCCGGAAACGCTCCGCGGACTTCGCCGCCCGAGCGGACCGTCCGGTCCGTGTGTTCTCCATCGCCATGCTGGTCGCGGTGTCCCTGGCGGCGCTGCTGGGAGAGTGGGAGAACCTCGCGGACTACCTTCGCCAGGTCGGCCTGGTCACCGGCCTCTTCTGTCTGGCGAGCCTCAGTATCGGCTACGGCGGTGCCAGGGCCCTTCGCCTGAGTGAACCTCAGGCTGTCGCCAGCGCCATGGAGGTGGGGATTCACAACACCACTGTTGCCCTCACCATCGCACTCAGCATCCTCGACAACACCACGGTGGCGGTCCCCAGTGCTGTCTACTCGGTTCTCATGTACGCGCTGGCCACGGCTTTCGGTTACGCCATCACCCGGCCCCGCTCGGGAATCGGTCGACGGCGGGCCGAGCCGGTGACGGCGACCGAGGCCGGAGCGGACCAGACACGCGACCCGTCCGACTCCGCTGCCTGA
- a CDS encoding GNAT family N-acetyltransferase, with protein MPASFRVRPRTEADLEACVRVLATIHEQNAYPLNWPTDPAGWLTPRSLLAVWVAEETGEVEETGEANGRGIVGHIVLSRSEEGDAAAALWDRGPTAVINRLYVDPAARGRGVGAALMERAVAEARLRALHPVLDVVSTDTAAAALYERLGWTLLAEVDQEWGPGQQVNVRCYAAPTS; from the coding sequence ATGCCAGCCTCTTTCCGTGTCCGCCCCCGCACGGAGGCCGACCTCGAAGCCTGCGTACGGGTGCTGGCGACGATCCACGAGCAGAACGCGTATCCCCTCAACTGGCCGACCGATCCGGCCGGTTGGCTCACCCCACGGTCACTCCTCGCGGTGTGGGTGGCGGAAGAGACGGGAGAGGTGGAAGAGACGGGAGAGGCGAACGGTCGGGGGATCGTCGGTCACATCGTCCTGTCCCGCAGCGAGGAGGGCGACGCGGCGGCGGCCCTGTGGGACCGGGGTCCGACGGCCGTGATCAACCGTCTGTACGTCGATCCGGCGGCCCGTGGCCGGGGAGTCGGCGCGGCGCTGATGGAACGGGCAGTGGCGGAGGCGCGGTTGCGCGCCCTGCACCCCGTACTCGACGTGGTGTCGACGGACACAGCGGCGGCGGCCCTGTACGAGCGCCTGGGCTGGACGCTGCTGGCGGAGGTGGATCAGGAATGGGGCCCGGGGCAACAGGTGAACGTCCGCTGTTACGCGGCCCCGACATCCTGA
- a CDS encoding S8 family serine peptidase, with product MASTARSRTVALAAMLAGALVTGAISVGGQQAQAAGTTTHEGTKVPAKAKPAATVTLITGDRVAVGPDGQVVRLVRGKDREGMGFSVRRTDCHTYVVPQDALRLVADGVLDRRLFDVAQLVRDGYDDAHRSAMPLIVGYRRDGAGAGARTATRDPFAGVAVRERRTLPAVDGEAFEAPKTGAPALWAAVTDHSSARTAGGGRADGTTTPAPVAHVWLDAKVRATLAESVPQIGAPTMWQSGYTGKGIKVAVLDTGVDQTHPDLRGVETAEKNFSTSSDAKDRYGHGTHVASILAGSGARSGGLYKGVAPGVRLLDGKVLADDGSGAMSTVVSGMQWAVDQGAKVVNMSLGYPDEPGADPLEAAVARLSGKALFVVSAGNEGGETLTIKSPGSAPAALTVGAVDKKDELAAFSSRGPNLDGAPKPDITGPGEDITAALTTQSGEPSGEGYTSMSGTSMAAPHVAGAAALVLQQHPDWTGARLKALLTGSAKPNPLLNAHQQGSGRVDLTRAATALVVSEPGSLGFGKHSWPHADDRPAAKTLTYRNYGTQAVTLRLTASGTDSSGRPAPAGLFTVKDAQLTVPAGGTAKTTVTADTRKGAVDGVFGGTVLASGGGQQVRTGLVVEREVESYDVTVRHIDADGANPATYATTINSVGGQGIRTELPYRANGTVVQRLPKGSYQLDSLVFAEDNEVGFFVQPVLEVNKNVAITLDSRKAKPMAVKAPDPAAKLVTSIVGYSDAAAGSNSWSTNGVPPVRTAALGPASDTMRAQFNGVWKTPGAAGKNIDYRLVFQRKGSFFTGLNRTVTRAEVAEVKLGFGASVTGAKGQVHITPLDEDGRSLAIGEPQEQNLPQATTHYLSTAGVRWSWRAVQLNARSEVRMVYTKEEVTYRPGSRHTLKFNTGVVGPDLGAGSPYQQGAERIGDSVLAMVPLFNDGGGNLGSSVVTGGFTRLESGGRILAEGPATEWLSTEVPAASAAYRLTVEASRSAADTSTSTKVAGVWTFTSARPASGTTARLPMSTVRFAPALSLRGTAPSGGTLTVPLKLSGPAAATGQLATLTVKVSFDGGRTWRPLTVTTAATGARSVSVKHPATAKAVSFLVDLKDKGGNTTRETITNAYRLAP from the coding sequence GTGGCATCCACAGCACGCTCGAGAACGGTGGCGCTGGCCGCCATGTTGGCCGGGGCACTGGTCACGGGGGCGATATCGGTGGGCGGTCAGCAGGCGCAAGCCGCCGGCACCACCACGCACGAGGGGACGAAGGTCCCGGCGAAGGCAAAGCCGGCGGCGACCGTCACGCTGATCACCGGCGACCGCGTGGCCGTCGGCCCCGACGGCCAGGTGGTTCGGCTCGTGCGCGGCAAGGACCGCGAGGGGATGGGCTTCTCGGTGCGGCGCACGGACTGCCACACGTACGTCGTCCCGCAGGACGCCCTGCGCCTGGTCGCCGACGGCGTGCTCGACCGGCGGCTGTTCGACGTGGCGCAGCTGGTCAGGGACGGTTACGACGACGCGCACCGCAGCGCCATGCCACTGATCGTCGGTTACCGCCGGGACGGCGCCGGAGCAGGTGCCCGCACCGCCACCCGCGACCCGTTCGCGGGCGTGGCCGTCCGGGAGCGCCGTACTCTGCCCGCGGTCGACGGCGAGGCCTTCGAGGCGCCCAAGACCGGTGCTCCGGCGCTGTGGGCGGCCGTCACAGACCACTCTTCGGCCCGTACGGCGGGCGGTGGCAGGGCAGACGGTACGACCACCCCCGCGCCCGTCGCCCATGTCTGGCTGGACGCGAAGGTCCGGGCCACCCTGGCCGAGAGCGTGCCGCAGATCGGTGCGCCCACCATGTGGCAGTCGGGCTACACCGGCAAGGGCATCAAGGTGGCGGTCCTGGACACGGGTGTGGACCAGACCCACCCGGACCTCAGGGGCGTGGAGACGGCGGAGAAGAACTTCAGCACGTCCTCCGACGCCAAGGACCGCTACGGACACGGGACGCACGTGGCCTCCATCCTGGCCGGGAGCGGGGCCAGGTCCGGCGGCCTTTACAAGGGCGTGGCGCCCGGCGTGCGACTGCTGGACGGCAAGGTCCTGGCCGATGACGGCAGCGGAGCCATGTCGACCGTCGTCTCCGGCATGCAGTGGGCCGTCGACCAGGGCGCGAAGGTCGTCAACATGAGTCTGGGCTACCCCGACGAGCCGGGTGCCGACCCGTTGGAGGCGGCCGTCGCCCGACTCTCCGGCAAGGCCCTGTTCGTGGTGTCCGCGGGCAACGAGGGTGGCGAGACCCTCACCATCAAGTCGCCCGGCAGCGCCCCCGCGGCACTCACCGTCGGGGCCGTGGACAAGAAGGACGAGCTCGCCGCCTTCTCCAGTCGCGGCCCGAACCTCGACGGGGCGCCCAAGCCCGACATCACCGGCCCGGGTGAGGACATCACCGCCGCCCTGACCACGCAGAGCGGGGAGCCCTCGGGCGAGGGCTACACGTCGATGTCCGGTACGTCGATGGCCGCCCCGCACGTCGCGGGCGCCGCCGCCCTGGTGCTCCAGCAGCACCCGGACTGGACCGGAGCCCGGCTGAAGGCACTCCTGACCGGTTCGGCCAAGCCCAACCCGCTGTTGAACGCCCACCAGCAGGGCTCGGGCCGGGTGGACCTGACGCGTGCCGCCACGGCCCTGGTCGTCTCCGAGCCCGGCTCCCTCGGCTTCGGGAAGCACTCCTGGCCGCACGCCGACGACAGGCCGGCCGCCAAGACCCTCACCTACCGCAACTACGGCACCCAGGCCGTCACCCTGCGTCTGACCGCCTCCGGGACGGACTCGTCGGGCCGACCCGCCCCGGCCGGCCTGTTCACCGTCAAGGACGCCCAGCTCACCGTGCCGGCCGGCGGCACCGCGAAGACCACCGTCACCGCGGACACGCGCAAGGGCGCCGTAGACGGGGTCTTCGGCGGCACCGTGCTGGCGTCGGGAGGCGGCCAGCAGGTGCGCACCGGTCTCGTCGTCGAGCGGGAGGTGGAGTCGTACGACGTCACGGTGCGGCACATCGACGCCGACGGGGCGAACCCGGCCACCTACGCGACGACGATCAACTCCGTCGGCGGGCAGGGCATCCGCACGGAGCTTCCGTACCGCGCGAACGGCACGGTGGTCCAGCGGCTGCCCAAGGGGTCCTACCAGCTGGACAGCCTGGTCTTCGCGGAGGACAACGAGGTGGGCTTCTTCGTCCAGCCGGTCCTGGAGGTGAACAAGAACGTCGCGATCACCCTCGACTCCCGCAAGGCGAAGCCCATGGCGGTGAAGGCCCCGGATCCGGCCGCGAAGCTCGTCACCTCCATCGTCGGCTACTCCGACGCCGCCGCGGGGTCCAACTCCTGGTCCACCAACGGGGTGCCGCCGGTCCGCACCGCCGCCCTCGGCCCGGCGTCCGACACCATGCGGGCCCAGTTCAACGGCGTGTGGAAGACGCCCGGCGCGGCCGGCAAGAACATCGACTACCGGCTCGTCTTCCAGCGCAAGGGCAGCTTCTTCACCGGCCTCAACCGCACCGTCACCCGGGCCGAGGTCGCCGAGGTGAAGCTCGGCTTCGGCGCCTCCGTGACGGGGGCCAAGGGCCAGGTCCACATCACGCCGCTGGACGAGGACGGGAGGAGCCTCGCCATAGGCGAACCGCAGGAGCAGAACCTGCCGCAGGCCACCACGCACTACCTCAGCACGGCCGGCGTGCGCTGGTCCTGGAGGGCCGTGCAGCTCAACGCCCGCAGCGAGGTGCGCATGGTCTACACGAAGGAGGAGGTCACCTACCGGCCGGGCTCCCGTCACACGCTGAAGTTCAACACCGGTGTGGTGGGCCCCGATCTCGGGGCGGGCAGCCCCTACCAGCAGGGCGCCGAGCGGATCGGGGACTCCGTCCTCGCCATGGTCCCGCTGTTCAACGACGGCGGCGGCAACCTGGGTTCCTCGGTGGTCACCGGCGGCTTCACCCGGCTGGAATCCGGTGGGCGGATCCTCGCCGAGGGCCCGGCCACGGAATGGCTGAGCACCGAGGTTCCCGCCGCCTCCGCCGCGTACCGCCTGACGGTCGAGGCGAGCCGTTCCGCCGCTGACACCTCCACCAGCACGAAGGTGGCAGGGGTGTGGACGTTCACGTCGGCCCGGCCGGCGTCGGGCACCACGGCCAGGCTGCCGATGTCGACGGTGCGGTTCGCGCCGGCGCTGAGCCTGCGCGGCACGGCGCCGTCGGGAGGCACCCTCACGGTGCCGCTCAAGCTGAGCGGCCCGGCCGCCGCCACGGGGCAGCTCGCCACGCTGACCGTGAAGGTCTCCTTCGACGGCGGCCGGACCTGGCGACCCCTCACCGTGACGACCGCCGCGACGGGGGCGCGCTCGGTGAGCGTGAAGCACCCGGCGACCGCCAAGGCCGTGTCCTTCCTGGTGGACCTGAAGGACAAGGGCGGCAACACCACCCGCGAGACGATCACCAACGCCTACCGGCTCGCCCCGTGA
- a CDS encoding DUF1876 domain-containing protein, with amino-acid sequence MTHTAVGWHVELEFEEDEQRTRAAALVRLADGSEVRANGYASRHRSDENQPRIGEEIAGARALNELAMKLLTKAHDEIDEASGRTSRSIALG; translated from the coding sequence ATGACGCACACCGCAGTGGGATGGCATGTGGAGCTGGAGTTCGAGGAGGACGAGCAGCGCACACGGGCAGCGGCCCTCGTGCGGCTCGCCGACGGCAGCGAGGTACGGGCCAACGGCTACGCCAGCCGCCACCGGTCCGACGAGAACCAGCCGCGCATCGGCGAGGAGATCGCCGGGGCGCGCGCCCTCAACGAACTGGCGATGAAGCTGCTGACGAAGGCACACGACGAGATCGACGAGGCGTCGGGGCGTACGTCGAGGTCGATTGCCCTGGGATAG
- a CDS encoding YbaK/EbsC family protein: MTTSSRFAEALDQLGLSELHSRIRRFPDETRTAAEAAAAIGCELSQICKSLIFSADGVPVLVLMDGASRVDVELVRRELMAAKVTRAKVDVVRETTGYAIGGVPPFGHRTRTRVLADRSLLEHDVVWAAAGTPYTVFPMEPKALIAHAGATLVDVRESADS, encoded by the coding sequence ATGACCACGTCTTCCCGTTTCGCCGAGGCCCTCGACCAGCTGGGCCTCAGTGAACTCCACTCCCGTATCCGCCGGTTCCCCGACGAGACCCGTACCGCCGCCGAGGCCGCCGCCGCGATCGGATGCGAGCTGAGCCAGATCTGCAAGTCGCTGATCTTCTCCGCCGACGGGGTCCCGGTCCTCGTCCTCATGGACGGCGCCTCCCGCGTCGACGTCGAGCTCGTCCGGCGCGAACTCATGGCCGCGAAGGTCACCCGCGCCAAGGTGGACGTCGTACGGGAGACCACCGGGTACGCCATCGGGGGTGTGCCGCCCTTCGGGCACCGGACCAGGACCCGTGTCCTCGCGGACCGTTCGCTGCTGGAGCACGACGTCGTCTGGGCCGCCGCCGGAACTCCGTACACCGTGTTCCCGATGGAGCCGAAGGCCCTGATCGCGCACGCCGGCGCGACCCTCGTGGACGTGCGCGAGTCGGCGGATTCGTGA